The sequence ATAAACTGAAACTTCTGTTTTCTCTTATTCAACAAAGACAACGTAAGCGTTGCTTAAATAACAAAGCGTACAACTACTTCCTACAAACTCGTTAACAACTAAACCACTTCCTATAACAGAGGAAGACTTATTCAAATAACTTAAACAACAAGAAATACTTGAAACAAACACCGAAAGACTCGGTCTTCTTTATTCATCAATTTTTACCCCCATAATTTTCATTCTACAAGATACTCCACATTATAAACAGAGGATTGCTTCcggaaaaatggaaaaactactcCTAACTGAAGTGAAATCAAGCATTCTAAAATTGTTTCAGAATGAAGGATTAAAAAAGAGACGGAATACTACCGAATTATTCGGAAAATGTAGTAAAACTCAATCAGAGTTGCCTAACGGAACTAAAATCCAACGAAGCTGAAGATTAAAATTGATTTCGATCAATACAATAAAAAACATACATAAACAAAAGTTTTTCTCATCTCTTTCTCTGTGAAAGATTTAGGAGAGAGAACAGAGAAGAGAAAGATTTTGGTCCCGAAAgattttgtataaaactaatttacATAAATTGGCATTTAACCAGTTTATAATTATCTTGTAAAGACTTATTCAGCTTTGATATTCCAACAACAGAAAAACATGCAAAAAAGTTTCGAATACACTTCCACTTGACCATAGCCGCGGgacaaaaacattaataatacaGTCTTTTAATGCAAGTATGAAGATTTCTTGCTGGCATCCTTTTATTCACCGGCCATGTTCACAAATCTGGCAAATGGTGACGGACTTTGGATTTACAAGAGTGCAACGTTCACAAGCCCATTGGCCTCCTGAATCCGAGCTGCTGGCTCGAGAAGTGGATCCCTTATTCTTTGAACTTGCCGCTCGACCATATGCACCATGCGAGTTCACATCCGGTAACCCATTCTCCAGCGCTCTAACTAAGTTCTCGAAATAGTTTTTGGTGACACTGCTCAATCCCcagtcataaaaaaaaaaaagggatggATGAAAACTTCCTTATAGTTCACACCAAAttcttgaaacttttttttgggGCTTATCAGTATTTTCTGTAGGTATAGAAATTACCTTGTTAAACCAGCGAGTTTTGTGCGGAACTCATTAAAATCTTCCGATGGACCTTTGGCTTCAAAGTACAACTTCAGTTCTTTTTCAGCACACTGATGAAGTCGTTCAAGGCCCGACTCAGCTTCGCCTAAATACATGGAAACAGAAGAGAATAAATCAAATGATAAGCACAATAAAAGCCTGTTACCAACAAAAGTCCCCATTCCAATTAACAAACAGAAATTAGTGGCCAAATATGATACTGAACCCTGACCAGATTGGTTTAAGTTTCAGATTAAGGTGAACCAATTTGTTATGAAGACGTTTGAACATAAAATCCAATTTATTTCAGATAAGGTATATTCTCTTAACCATTCCctatcttacaaaaaaaaaaactaatgatgtCTGGCTAATTTGGATCCATCATTACATTTTCTAAACCATTCCCTATCTTACTAGACTACAAGATGTTCTATAAATAGGAAGCAAAACACGCAGGAAGTGATGCAATCAAGGAATCAAAACAAAGATTtttgaaagaacaaaaaaagagTTAAATGTATGATTTGAGGATTAGAAACAAGTTACCTTGTAAGTACTCGAAAAACTCTCTCTTTCCATGCTCATGGTCAGGTATGTAAAAACCATAAGCATATGTCCATTTAAGAACTCGTCTGCATTCGACTATCTAATGATTGCAGATCAAATTAGTGAGCCAAGTCCAGAAGTCTGAGATACCTCACAGGAGGAGCGGAATATTACCTGTAACCACGCTTCTATAATGAACTTCAGTTGTGATTCAGGCTGACATTGTATGTCACTAAGCTTCTCTATCTGTCAAGTCAatgtaaaaaaaactttagcGAAACCAAACATTAGAACATTCACCAAAATTTAGAAGTGTCATGCATGCCAAATTAGATAACAAACAACAAGGGCATATATGCTTTATATATTGTAGAAGATCATCATGATACTTCTTTGATGGTTCTTATTTACATGAGAAAGTATTGCAATGTAAGCTTACATCATCTGTTTGCATCTTCTTAAGATCCGCCAGCGCCTTTTGCCTAGACTGCAGCAAGCAGatgaaatttcttttaaatcattttagaGTAAACGCCGATGGGCTTTTTGCAAATACAAAACCTCTTATACTGTAGGgttattattcaacaaagagtaaatgaaaaatttaagacAGAATGATATGGATAAGAAAAATTCCAAGGTTTATTATAACCTCCCTAACGACTAATTTCGTTGATATGCTTAATATGCCATAGAATTTTAGAGCAGTACTTTCCTCTAGCAGTAACACGACTTGTTAAATGTTAACAATCACAGACTCACAGTACCCAATCCCCAACGAGCATAAACCAACAAGTAAACATACTAGTTGCTAAATTCTCACAGCTAGAGGACAGGTTCCTTATACAAAAATACATCATACACACTACATGCACTTCTTTCTATGTTACATAGCCTCTATGCATTCCAAAATCAGCCAGCTTCACTttcttaatttttcaaaattctcaaggaaaaaaaaaaatatatatatatatatatatattcatatctaATACTACTCTACTTCGAAAAAATGATAAACATATACACTTAGGATTAGTCATTAAAATAGTTAGTCTACTTCTCTTGGTACATGAATAGATTTTTTGTTTCCAAGAAGCAAAGACTGCtgaaaatctatttatttataattccCCTTTTAAACAGAAAGGAAACTAAATGTACAAAAGTTGACATACCGATTGATTGGTTGCCCATCTTTCATAGTAGTGGGTATATCTCTCAAGAGAATTTTTTGCCATCTCTCGGCGTTTCTCAGTCTCATCATACTGCACAAAAAGATTACGAAAGACATAAACTGCGTTCAGAGATAGACTTAACATATCTGTTGTCAGGCAGGGGCAAAAGCAAAGTATATAACTCATACAATGCCGTCTTGCTTTGCTGCATCATAACGGTTACAAGCATAAAAGCCACCTGTCTTTTCACCATGCTCTGTCCATGCTCCCAGACAGAGCCTACATTTACATAATACAAATACTTATGATGAATATTGAGTGGaagcaaaacaaaatataacacaACCAAATTCATATGAGGACCAGCTACTAAAAAAGATACTGAAACATGCAGAAACAATATTAACACAGTTAATTCCTaacctaaaataaaataatcaacttATTTTCTATCTTGCTTCTGAAAATAGACGTAAAAATTCAACTCTTTGAGTTATGATTCCAGGACGCACAGAGAGAACATAAGCAGAATTCATGATATGATGGCATTATGTACAATCAACTGCTTTATCAACTTACCAgcaaaactcatatttacatgGCGGGGTACATGTAATATGCATACAACCCTGGTTCTTCTCTATCGGCCGTTTACATTTTGGACAGGGCTTCGAGTTTGCCAAAATCCTGAAAGTCAATATAGAGTTTCGAAGAACCAATTCAGAATGTGAAGAATGGTGCACCATACTTCTAGGAGACTGATGAGAAGAAAGCAAATATAAATTCTTCTAAGAGTTAAAAACGAAAACGTATCCATTGTTTTGGCTATATAAAAAATGGTCACCATCAATACCAATACAATATAAAGAAtccatatatttttaagaacttCAAGCATCCTTTTAAGGTTGAGCTACATGCCAAACATCTTAAGCATCTATATCGGACAAATCAACGTACCAATTCATGTTCTCAGATTCAGCGCTATTCTTCATTATCCATTTAGATACGGTGTCACAATCTACAGGACGGTGAGCTTCTTCAGCACACTGCGGTCACATGTCGCGTTCGAGTCAATTACTTTCTAGGCAATGGAAAGATGAGAATTTTACATGAAAGGAGCGACTTACATTCCAGCAGAAACTGTAACAACATCGACAATTCACATCATAATTACCACTCCCAACAACAAAGTTTACAGCGTAGTCACAGCCTGGAGCAGGACACCACTTGGTCTGAAGGATAAAGAACACTAAGATTATGCACTAGAAGACAACTAAACATCATGAACATGCCTGAAGAATAATGAAACTGAAGATTGATAGTTTACCTTTCTATTGTCTTCAACGTATGATCTAACAAAATAACTTGTGTACTTCTGTCTATCTTTCTCAGGAGCTAACGCATTGATCATATCCTGACCAATAGCAGCATTGCAAGAAGGATCCGGGCATCGTAACATAAGACACCCTGGACCATCATTAATCGCCGTGGAGATATAACCTAAGGATGTGCGGAAAGATCAGACAGATAACCAAACAAGAATGAACCATCATTCAAGATAGTACTTTGCAAGTATAATCTACACATGTGTCTGAGAGATATGTCTCAATATTAGCAGGCCAGCAGAAAAACAAACCTTCCCAGCACGAATCGCAAAAAGGGTGACCACAAGCAGCAGCGTGCAATTTATCAGAAAGGTAACTCTCAAAACAAATACCACAAGTAAGCTGCCAAAATTAGAAAAGCAAAGTTTAATTATTTCAGACAAATTTTACAATActagaaataaattaaaaaaaaaaaaaaacatacttcGGCTTCAGCATCAGATACGAAATGAACAAGAGGTTTGTCCAACAAGCCAACAGCATGTCGGACTTTTTCTTCGTCAGCAAACCATTCATCATGAACTCTGCTTACACACCTAAAAAAAATACCCATAAAAATGATGCTATCAATATTCAATACTAAggacagtaaaaaaaaaaaagtagtgatttttaaatctgaaaaaaaagacCAATTGTAGTGACGAAGGAGGATAGCAGAAGAGATAGTTGAAATGGACAAAACAGAAGAAACCCGCGAGATGTCTTCTTCTTGAAGCTTACATATATCCTCCTCGCTTAACACACTATAGTTTTGCTATTTGTTcacaacaaaaaagaaaaacaatattaaaaaaaagaaaagaaaaagacaagtAATTAACGAACGATTGAGATTTGTGTTATTCAATAATAATCACCAAAATGAAATGGTCTGTGGTTGAAAACGAGAtcgagaagatgaagaagaacaaaCCTGGCGGCGGCGGAAGAGGAGGTCATCAGAATCATCAACGTCGTCTTCCACGAACTCGTAATCGGCGTCGACGCTGTCCGCGTAATCGGAGTCGTTGTCGGCGAATTCGTTGCCGCTGTAGAAATCTTCATCACCATCCATCGAAATTTCTTTCGCGATCGATTCGATTCGATTCGGTTCTCAacactctctctttttttttcgatttttgtaaactattaaaaaaaaataggaaatgaAGAAAGAAAGGC is a genomic window of Brassica napus cultivar Da-Ae chromosome A2, Da-Ae, whole genome shotgun sequence containing:
- the LOC106406373 gene encoding probable E3 ubiquitin-protein ligase ARI8; its protein translation is MDGDEDFYSGNEFADNDSDYADSVDADYEFVEDDVDDSDDLLFRRRQQNYSVLSEEDICKLQEEDISRVSSVLSISTISSAILLRHYNWCVSRVHDEWFADEEKVRHAVGLLDKPLVHFVSDAEAELTCGICFESYLSDKLHAAACGHPFCDSCWEGYISTAINDGPGCLMLRCPDPSCNAAIGQDMINALAPEKDRQKYTSYFVRSYVEDNRKTKWCPAPGCDYAVNFVVGSGNYDVNCRCCYSFCWNCAEEAHRPVDCDTVSKWIMKNSAESENMNWILANSKPCPKCKRPIEKNQGCMHITCTPPCKYEFCWLCLGAWTEHGEKTGGFYACNRYDAAKQDGIYDETEKRREMAKNSLERYTHYYERWATNQSSRQKALADLKKMQTDDIEKLSDIQCQPESQLKFIIEAWLQIVECRRVLKWTYAYGFYIPDHEHGKREFFEYLQGEAESGLERLHQCAEKELKLYFEAKGPSEDFNEFRTKLAGLTSVTKNYFENLVRALENGLPDVNSHGAYGRAASSKNKGSTSRASSSDSGGQWACERCTLVNPKSVTICQICEHGR